A segment of the Alphaproteobacteria bacterium genome:
GGTCATCCTGTTCCTGCTCATCCTGACCGGCCTGCTCTACGCCTATAAGCGCAAGATCTGGGCTGATCTTCATTAAGGCTCGGCGGATTTCGCTAGATTGGGGCTGCCTTCGGGCAGCCCTTTTCAAGTCGGCACGGCCGCGCCGTGCTATCGCCGCGAGACGAGCTGGTCGATGACCCTCTGGGTGATCATGAACGAGTCGCCGCGCGCCTTTGGATAGGCCGATTTCGGCTGCACCCATCCCTGCGCGCTGTCGACATCGGGGAGCGGGATGTGGATGCCGGGATGCTTGGCGAGATCGGCTTCCCGGGTGACGCCTTCGACCTTGCCCTGCTGGATCGCCAGCCGCCTGCCGCGGATACCGGTCAAACAGAACCGCAGCAAAGCGTCCGGGCGTTCGATCACGTCGTGGGTGGAATCCCATTTCAGCGCCCATTTGCCGGCGGCGGCGCCTTCGGCGGGGTTGTCCTGGACGAAGGCGACGATGGTCGCGAGCACGGAATCGACCTCGGCGACGCGCTCGAACACGGAGGTGTCGCGGCAACGCAGCGCATCGTACAGCAGACGCGTCCGACCGGCGAAAAACCATCGCGCCGCCTGGACCTGGTCGACCGGATAGATGCGGTCGGCATAGGTAAACAAGTAAATCGGCGGCATGCGGTGGGCGTTCTCGCCAAACCATTGATCAAAGGCGGGTAGAACTTCGTCGGGCACGCCGCGGATCGCATCGAGCGCCAGGTCGGGCGGCTGCTCGCCCGTGAGCGTGCTGTCGATCGCGTCGATGAAGGGCGCCGCGAAGCGCTCCGCTTGCGCGCTCGCCAGGGCAACCGGCAGGGTGGCGGCGAGGAACACCGCCAAAACCAGGATTCGCACCGGCGATGAAAGCATTGTGGGTCTCCTTGATCGCGTGACCGCCTGTTTAAACATGCCGCGCGGCGGACCTCAATCGACATGCTTGCACCGCCGATCGCGAATTGACAGAGTGCGGCCACGGCGGGCAGCGGAACGGGAACTCGAGCTATGGCAGAACCTGGTACACCGCCGGTGATCGGCGTCATCGGCGGCAGCGGCATCTACGATATTGATGGCCTGAGCGAAGCGGAATGGATCGCCGTCGATTCCCCGTTCGGCACGCCGTCGGACCAGTTGCTGCGCGGCAAATTGGGCGGGCAGGATGTCGTATTCCTGCCGCGCCATGGACGCGGTCATCGCATCCCGCCGTCGCAACTCAACTATCGCGCCAATATCGATGCGCTCAAACGCGTCGGCGTCACCGAGATCCTGTCCTTGAGCGCCTGCGGCTCGCTGCGCGAGGGCCTCGCGCCCGGCACGTTTGTGCTGGTCGATCAATTCATCGACTGCACGTTCGCCCGCGCCAAGTCGTTCTTCGACACCGGCCTGGTCGCCCATGTGTCGATGGCCGACCCGGTTTGTTCACGGCTCGGCGACCGACTCGCGGCGACGGCCACGGAGATCGGCCTCGATGTCGTCCGCGGCGGCGTCTATTTGGCGATGGAAGGCCCGCAATTCTCCTCGCGTGCCGAATCCGAGCTGTATCGCAGCTGGAAATGCGACGTCATCGGCATGACCAACATGCCGGAGGCCAAACTCGCGCGCGAGGGGGAGATGTGTTACGCGACCGTCGCCATGGTCACCGACTACGATTGCTGGGCGCCGGAGGAGGCGCATGTGACCGTTGAGACCATTATCCAGGTCCTGCTCGACAACGCCGACAAGGCGCGCGGTTTGGTCGGCCGGGTGGTGCCGCGGCTCAGCGGCCGTACCGGCGCTTGTCAGGCCGGCTGCCACACCGCCCTCGACAATGCGATCATCACCGCGCCCGAGGCACGCGACCCCGCCATGGTCGCGAAACTCGACGCCGTCGCCGGGCGTGTATTGGGCAGCGACGCGGAATGACCGAGGCCGCCCTGCGCGCGGAGATGACGGTCGTCATGGAGCGGCTCGACGCGCTCGGCCTCAACCGTGGGTGCAGCGGAAATTTGAGCGTCCGGTTCGGCGACGGTTTCTTGATAACGCCCTCGGGCGTACCGCCTGCCCAAATCGACGGCGCTTCGATCGTGGCGGTCGGCGGTGACGGCGAGTGGGACGGGGCAGGGCGCCCGTCGAGCGAATGGCCGCTGCATCGCGATGTCTACGCGGCGCGGCGCGACGTCGGCGCCATCGTCCACGTCCATTCCCCGTTCGCGGTGGCGCTCGCCTGCGTCGGTCGGGACATTCCGGCGTTCCACTACATGATTGCGATCGCCGGCGGCGACACCATCCGCTGTGCGCCCTATGCGACCTTCGGCAGCGCCGAGCTCGGCCGCCTCGCCGTCGCCGCGCTCGAGGGCCGTCGAGCGTGCCTGTTGGCCAATCACGGCATGGTCACGGTCGAGACGGACCTCGAAGGGGCGTTCGGCATGGCCATCGAAGTCGAGGCCCTGGCCGAGCAATACTGGCGAGCGCTGCAGATCGGCGAACCGGTCCTGCTCGACAGCGCGGAGATGAAACGGGTGGTCGACAAGTTCACCGATTACAAACGCGGGACCTAAAGCGTTTTCCGTTTAATCTGAAGCATAACCGGCAGCCTTGAAGAAATTCCAACACTCTGCGGAGTGGAAGAGGGTGCAAACGTCACCGATGGCGGCAATGAGGTCGTCGTAGGTTCTGGCGCCGATACCTCGGAGGTGGGCCTTGAGTTTTGAGAGGGCCTGCTCGATGGGATTGAAATCGGGGCTGTAGGGCGGCGCCGCCGCCTGGCGGTAAATTCGGTAGTGCCGCTCCGAAACGCAAGAGGGTGGGCTCGATGTGACGCTGGCCTTGGCGCGGCCCTATTGTGCAGGGCGGAGGTTGGCCGATCGGAGGGACGATCACTCTGATGGCGCGCCCGGCGGCG
Coding sequences within it:
- a CDS encoding S-methyl-5'-thioadenosine phosphorylase, producing the protein MAEPGTPPVIGVIGGSGIYDIDGLSEAEWIAVDSPFGTPSDQLLRGKLGGQDVVFLPRHGRGHRIPPSQLNYRANIDALKRVGVTEILSLSACGSLREGLAPGTFVLVDQFIDCTFARAKSFFDTGLVAHVSMADPVCSRLGDRLAATATEIGLDVVRGGVYLAMEGPQFSSRAESELYRSWKCDVIGMTNMPEAKLAREGEMCYATVAMVTDYDCWAPEEAHVTVETIIQVLLDNADKARGLVGRVVPRLSGRTGACQAGCHTALDNAIITAPEARDPAMVAKLDAVAGRVLGSDAE
- a CDS encoding class II aldolase; translation: MTEAALRAEMTVVMERLDALGLNRGCSGNLSVRFGDGFLITPSGVPPAQIDGASIVAVGGDGEWDGAGRPSSEWPLHRDVYAARRDVGAIVHVHSPFAVALACVGRDIPAFHYMIAIAGGDTIRCAPYATFGSAELGRLAVAALEGRRACLLANHGMVTVETDLEGAFGMAIEVEALAEQYWRALQIGEPVLLDSAEMKRVVDKFTDYKRGT